In the genome of Poecilia reticulata strain Guanapo linkage group LG16, Guppy_female_1.0+MT, whole genome shotgun sequence, one region contains:
- the scn1ba gene encoding sodium channel, voltage-gated, type I, beta a, translating to MLLLPLTLLALQAGLCRGACVEVDSDTEAVANEGFKLGCISCKMRAEVPAKAVVTWGFRGADDQEFSPLYEYEEKRGSVLDPRFEERLDWNGSKNTEDLQDGSIYILNVTFNDTGTYECTFRRTLIYTNYNFENSTTKQIRLRVVPKRKNRDVQPAAELQPEVTRKTWFLSYPGPDPGPDPGPDPGPDPDPDPGSDPDPGSDLIQIQILILILIQIQIQILVQILVQIQILIQIQICFSPSLCPCRAEYLAVASESKENCGAVQEAE from the exons CCGGCCTGTGCCGCGGCGCCTGCGTGGAGGTGGACTCGGACACGGAGGCCGTGGCCAACGAGGGCTTCAAACTGGGCTGCATCTCCTGCAAGATGAGAGCCGAGGTGCCGGCCAAAGCCGTGGTGACCTGGGGCTTCAGAGGCGCCGACGACCAAGAGTTCTCTCCG CTGTATGAGTATGAGGAGAAAAGGGGCAGCGTTTTGGACCCGCGCTTCGAGGAGCGTCTGGACTGGAACGGCAGCAAAAACACGGAGGACCTGCAGGACGGCTCCATCTACATCCTGAACGTGACCTTCAACGACACGGGAACCTACGAGTGCACCTTCAGGAGAACCCTCATTTACACCAACTACAACTTTGAGAACAGCACCACCAAGCAGATCCGCCTCCGCGTGGTTCCGAAACGTAAGAACCGGGATGTTCAACCTGCTGCAGAGCTACAGCCAGAAGTAACAAGAAAAACCTGGTTTTTATCCT ATCCTGGTCCAGATCCTGGTCCAGATCCTGGTCCTGATCCTggtccagatccagatccagatcctgGTTCAGATCCAGATCCTGGTTCAGATCTGATTCAGATCCAGATTCTGATCCTGATCctgatccagatccagatccagatcctgGTCCAGATCCTGGTCCAGATCCAGATTctgatccagatccagatctgTTTCAGTCCGTCTCTCTGTCCCTGCAGGGCCGAGTATTTAGCCGTCGCTTCAGAGAGTAAAGAGAACTGCGGCGCCGTCCAGGAGGCGGAATGA